Proteins encoded by one window of Antechinus flavipes isolate AdamAnt ecotype Samford, QLD, Australia chromosome 4, AdamAnt_v2, whole genome shotgun sequence:
- the NOTUM gene encoding palmitoleoyl-protein carboxylesterase NOTUM, which produces MGQRAVRVLLLLGLLHWGPGSEGRKTWRRRGQQQQQQQQQQQQPPPSQPQTQPQALPGRELGEVAGQPVESFPLDFTAVEGNMDSFMSQIKSLAQSLYPCSAQKLDEDLRLHLLLNTSVTCNDGSPAGYYLKESKGSRRWLLFLEGGWYCFNRENCDSRYDTMRRLMSSKDWPRTRTGTGILSSQPEENPHWWNANMVFIPYCSSDVWSGASSKSETNEYAFMGALIIQEVVRELLGKGLTSAKVLLLAGSSAGGTGVLLNVDRVAEQLEELGYSAIQVRGLADSGWFLDNRQYRRTDCIDTITCAPTEAIRRGIRYWNGVVPERCRLQFKEGEEWNCFFGYKIYPTLRCPVFVVQWLFDEAQLTVDNVHLTGQPVQEGQWLYIQNLGRELRNTLKDVSASFAPACLSHEIIIRNHWTDIQVKGTSLPRALHCWDRSLHESNKNGKAPPLKGCPVHLIDNCPWPHCNPSCPTIRDQFTGQEMNIIQFLMHMGFDVQKMAQQQGLEPGKLLGMLSSGT; this is translated from the exons ATGGGCCAAAGAGCGGTGCGAGTACTGCTCCTCCTGGGCTTATTGCACTGGGGCCCCGGCAGCGAGGGAAGGAAAACCTGGAGACGGCGTggtcagcagcagcagcagcaacagcagcagcagcaacagccgCCTCCGTCTCAGCCCCAGACCCAACCCCAGGCGCTTCCTGGCCGGGAGCTGGGCGAGGTGGCAGGGCAGCCAGTGGAGAGCTTCCCGCTGGACTTCACAGCCGTGGAAGGCAACATGGACAGTTTTATGTCTCAGATCAAGAGTCTGGCACAGTCTCTGTATCCCTGTTCCGCGCAAAAGCTGGATGAGGACTTGCGGCTTCATCTCCTGCTCAACACCTCGGTGACTTGTAATGACGGTAGCCCCGCCGG CTACTACCTCAAGGAGTCTAAGGGCAGCCGGCGCTGGTTGCTCTTTTTGGAAG GCGGCTGGTATTGCTTCAACCGGGAGAACTGTGATTCTCGCTATGACACCATGAGGCGCCTTATGAGCTCCAAAGACTGGCCCAGAACTCGCACAG GCACTGGCATTCTCTCATCTCAACCAGAAGAGAATCCACACTGGTGGAATGCCAACATGGT CTTTATCCCCTATTGCTCTAGTGATGTCTGGAGTGGAGCTTCCTCAAAGTCTGAAACCA ATGAGTATGCTTTCATGGGAGCCCTTATTATCCAGGAAGTGGTTCGAGAACTCCTGGGCAAAGGGTTGACCAGTGCCAAGGTACTGCTACTTGCTGGAAGCAG TGCTGGAGGCACTGGTGTTCTTCTGAATGTGGACCGTGTTGCAGAGCAGTTAGAGGAGTTGGGCTATTCAGCCATCCAGGTTCGGGGTCTGGCTGACTCTGGATGGTTCCTGGACAATAGGCAGTACCGACGAACAGATTGCATTGACACGATTACCTGTGCACCCACTGAAGCCATTCGCCGAGGGATCAG GTACTGGAACGGGGTCGTCCCCGAACGCTGCCGGCTACAGTTCAAGGAAGGCGAGGAGTGGAACTGCTTCTTCGGATACAAAATCTACCCTACCCTGCGCT GTCCTGTGTTTGTAGTACAATGGCTGTTTGATGAGGCCCAATTGACTGTGGATAATGTACATCTGACGGGGCAGCCTGTGCAGGAAGGGCAATGGCTTTATATCCAGAACCTTGGCCGGGAGCTTCGGAATACTCTAAAGGATGTGTC GGCTAGTTTTGCCCCTGCCTGCCTATCCCATGAGATCATCATCCGAAA CCACTGGACAGATATTCAGGTGAAGGGCACTTCATTGCCTCGAGCACTTCATTGCTGGGACCGAAGTCTTCATGAGAGCAACAAAAATGGCAAAGCACCCCCCTTGAAGGGCTGTCCAGTTCACCTAATTGACAATTGCCCCTGGCCCCATTGTAACCCCTCTTGTCCCACCATCCGAGACCAATTTACAGGACAAGAGATGAACATAATCCAGTTCCTCATGCACATGGGCTTTGATGTACAAAAAATGGCTCAGCAACAAGGGTTAGAGCCAGGCAAGCTCCTGGGGATGCTTAGCAGTGGGACCTAA